CTCAGGGCTGTGCCCAGAGCATGGGTTCAAAGGGGACAGGTCCCTAGAGCGTCCCAGCTCCTGTGTCCAGAACACTTTTTCCCTGGCTCTGAAGAGTTATCTCTAAGAGGGTCAATGTGTCTCCAACCCCTTCCCCCTGGCTTGATGAGTATTCCCAGGGCCAGCCTGCACCTGAGCCCCTGTCCCCCTTGGCCCACCTGGCGGACACTGAGTCTGTAGTTGAGCAAAGGGTCGACAGCATCAGGCTCCCTCTGGGTCCACTGCAGCACGTAGGAGTAATTCTTGGACAGCTTGTGGCTgcgggtggggttgggggtgtcGAAGTAAAACTCCGGGCTGTAGGCTTTGGCTGAGAGGGCCGGGAGGGGGGCATGGGGCCATGAGGGGCAGGGGatgaggagagacacagagagaggaggTGCGGGAGAGGGCGACAGAAGAGGATGCGTGGtacaggcgggggggggggagacagaaagaaggaatattGTGAGGAGAGGAGATGGTGGGAGAAGAGGAGATTGGGGAGAATGAGGGGTAGGTGGGAAGGTGGGAGATGGAGGAAAGGGAGATTGGGAATCCAAGAGGTGGTGTTGGTGACAAGGGAGTGGAAAGTCCAAggaaaggatggaaaagagaaaTGTGGTTAAGACACAGAGAAGGGATATTAGAGAAGACACAGGGGAAGAGAATTGGATAGAAGACACCAAGAAGGGTCATGGATTTTGAggtagaaggaagggaagagagatagAGAGCGGCCAAAAGGTGGGGAGACAGGGAAAGTGTGGGAgaacaggggagggggaaggaggtgggaaatGTCATAGGGGCCTCTGgctggcagggctgggtggggtggggaggggctgggtagGTGGCCAGTGACCTGTGGCCCTAGCCCCCCACTGTGAGTGAGGAGATCCAAACAAGAGCTAAGGGGCACCCAGTCAGTCAGAGGCTGTTGGGAGAGCGGGGGCACAGTAAAATGGGGGACAGGCACACCTGGGGCTCTCCTCTGGGGTGCTGCTTCTGACAGGGTACCGGCTCTCTccaagggaggaagagaagggagtggGTCCCGCCTTTCCCCTCCACTCTCACCACGACCTTCCCTCCTTTCTGACCCACCCACGCCCATCTGCAGCCCCAAAATGCCCACCTGAATGACATGAAGAGATGGGGCTGAAAGGGATTTCTGGGCACCGAGGGGCCTGAACCTCTAGAGTGACAGCTCAGGAAATGTGTGCTGGCTGGCCCAGCGCCACCCACGACGTTCCAGAGAAGCTGTTGAGGCCTTCTTCCCTCCTCTAACAGCTCAGACCCCTCACATTGGGCCCGCAGTCAGGAAGAGATTTCCTATCTGCAGCCTCTAAGGCCAAGGACGAAGGAGGAGGGGCTTGAGAAGTGACGGCTGAGATGCGGCGGTGCCCAGGGCTTGAGCGGGTCGGTCTAAACCTGACGTGGACAGGGCTGGAGGGAAAGCGATGCCTGCTACTCAAACAGGTGGAAGCAGAGAGCTGGAAGGGGTGGAGCCTATGCCTCACGTAGGCAGGGCGTAAGCCAGGCGTGAATGGGCCTTTAAAGGCAAGGGCCCATACCTGGTGCTCCTGGGGCTAGAGGGGCGAAGTCTAGGCCTGGTGAAGGGAGCTGGTGTGTCAGATGCCAGGAACCGGGCAAAGCTAAAACATGCGAGGCTTAGGCCAAGTCGAGGCGGGCCTCGAAAGGGGAAGGCCTAGACCTAGAGTGGGCAAGTGGAGGGTTCAGGGCTGTGAGAGAACGTCCCGGTTATATCCGGGAGGCCTGCGTGGGATCTGTACCTAGCATGGGCGGGTCCGGGAAAGGCAGGGCCCTAAACCAGGCGCAGTGAGGCCGCAAAGGGCGGGGCCCCAGGCGgagcctgggcagggctggggttggggcGGAGCCTGGCCCCAGGTGGGCGGGGCTGGCTGGGGCGGGGCAGTCGGGACACTCACCCGAGACCTGGAAGAGGCAGGCAGCAGAGCCCACGTCGTTGGAGATGCTGCACTCGTAGCTGCCGCTGCTGTCGCGGGTGACGGCGTCGAGGCGCAGCTCAGAGTGGTCGGGGGCCTCGGCGGCGACGGGGACGGCAGGCGGCAGAGGCAGCAGTTGCCCTTTGAAGCGCCACACAGCCGAGGAGATGCGCTGGGGGCTGCCTCGAAGCAGCGAGCAGCGCAGCAGCACTGGCCGGCCCAGTGCCTGGCGCACGTCCTGGGAGCTGGGCTCCACCTCCGGCgggactgggggcgggggcggcggtcAGCGGGGCCTCTCCCCACCGAGTGGGGTCTGAGGAGCGGCCCCATGGGGAGGCGACGTACTCGCCCCTACTcccgccacccctccccccaccccgcagcaTCCTGGAAGGGTCTCAGGGCGGATACATACTCACAACATACAAAATAGCCACCCTCATACCTCCCCGACCTGCAGATACCTACTCCTTCCCGGCCAAAACCTCCAGCCGAGCTTCCCAGACTGGGCCTCTATTCATGCCTCAAATGGTCCCCTCACCCTCCGTGTAATGAAAAGCAGCATAACGTCGGGATTTACAGCATGATCTCCGGAGCCAGATAGCTtaggttcaaaccccagctctgcctctaacTAGCTGTgagatcttaggcaagttacttaacatctgtgTGACTCGGTTTCCCTCTTTGTAAAAATGGGTGAATAACAGAATCTATACATAGGACTGTGGAAGGCTAGATGAGTTTGGGCATTAAAACACTCAGTGCTTGGCACGTGGTACGTTAACTCTCGTCATTTTACTATCAGAGGCAGTGTGTTCCCTTGAAGGTTCCTTCCTCCTTCAAACTCCCAGTTTCACTTGGCAAAATCAGTTATTTCTTTGCTTACTGGGTCCCTGGGAATGAAGATGGAGTAGAAGTGCGGCAAGAGTCATGGACCTCCATGTCTTAGAGCACGGGGGTCAAGGAGGGTTTAGGGGTATCAGCAGAGGGGTTTGGTTGGACTAGGGTGGGTGAAGGGGTGAAGAGGGGGCAGGCCTGACTGTAAACCGGGAGAGACAGCTCTGGACGGTAGTCTGGGTGGGGCGGTGGGACTCACACTGCACGTTCAGCTGCACCTGGGCCTCGCGGGGGCGCACGTTGAAGCCATTATAGCGAGCCGTCTGGCAGCGGTAGGTCCCACTCATGTCGCGGCTCACACGCTCCAGCCGCAGCTTCCCGTCCGAGGTCTCGAGGGGCAGCCCCGAGGGCAGCAACGCAGCGTCCTTGTCCACACGGGACCAAAGCACAGGCGGCCGCGGCTTGCCCCGCACCTCGCACTGCAGCTCGGCGGGCGAGCCCTCGCGCACGGTCACCACGGCCTTGCCCTTGGGCACGCTGATGGTGGGAGGCACTGCGGGGCAGGAAAGAGGTAGGAGCGGGGTTAGAGCTTCCCCTCACCGACCCCCATCCCCCGGCCTCTGCTCTGGGgctcctgcttccctcccactaAGTGCGAGCCTCCTTTCCCATCCCTGATGTTCCACAGATCCTGCAGTATCTTGAAAGCAGAActcccctccccaaatcctctcCACCTCCTGGGTCTCTACCTCAAGGTCTCCCAACTCAGAAAGAGTGTTGAAGTCGTCCAGGCCAATTCTTTCTATCCCCTTATCCCCAACATTACTAAGTTTGGGGGATtccaccttttatttatttatttgggggggTTCCACTTTTTAAATAGTTCTGCTAAATATCTTCCCCCTcaatcccttccttcctgcctacTGGCCCTGCTCTAGTGAAAGCCtccatcttctctttctggagTGTTATCACAGGTTGGTAGTCTGTCCCCCAACATCCTTACCCTttcttcaaaagtgaaagaaTATCTGGGCTTTAGCAGGACACACAGCCAGAATAAAGACTGTATTTCCCAGCCTGCCTTATGGCTAGCTCTGGTCACGTGACTAAATCCTGGCCAAGATGGTGTGAGTCTTTAAATGGAGAGGCAGtgcctctcttcctccctgcagGCTGGAATGCAGACTGATGGCTGCAGCTGGCACTGCCATCGTGGACGAGGGGGCACATGCTAAAGATAACAGAAAAGCAAGACAAGATGGAGCCTGGGGCTCTGAGGATTTGGTGGAGCAGAGCAACTATTCCAGCCTGGACTGCTCACTTTtacttaaagaagaaatacacatCTAGCTCATTTAAAGGCACcattatttaggtttttttctgttattcacAGCCAAACCTAATCCAACCCAACACATTGCCCAAATTAAGGGTCTTTTAAAgacttccatgggtcccatcccATATCACATCAAACAAATTAAATGtctacattaaatataaatcGTAAATAACTCTACAAGGCAAGGTGAAGTCCAGTTATCTAGTTAGCATAATTTATACTCTGtaaacatttatacatttattggCTTTAATTCTGCAGTTTTCCCTTTGTATTTTGGAGccagttaattttaatttatttttccacttcTAAACCATCTCCACAGGTCCTTAAAAAGCTTCTATGTCCTAGGCATCAAGCTGAcgaataaaatgaaggaaatggccCTGTACCCCACTGATTTCTCTGTTTCTAAAACACCCCAGCTCCCAACCCTTCTTTGCCCCCACAAGATAAAGGGCTGTTCCATTTTGAGGCCATACTGCCCTCAGGTTAAAGCTCAAACTCCTTGGCTCTTCTAACAAGGCCCTTGTGCTCTGGCCTCTGTCAACCCCCAGCCTCATCTTCCTTTCCCATCCTGTGTTCCAGCTGTGGGATCCACTTGTAAGGAACATACTTCCTGGACACAGCAAGTCTCATACACCTTGGGGGCTCCCTGTCCCTCCTCTCATGGGCTTGAGCATGGGCAAATGCTCACATGGAAAATGGCTCCtctaagaagccttccctgatgacCCCGGGCAGCCTGGTACTCCTCTTGTGCCCCCAGATGCTCTGCAGACCCCACCTTTAGCTCCTGAGTCTTATCTAAGGTTTgtccttccttttcctccaccttGCCTGGCCCTTCTGCAACAGGTCTATCTCTCTGTCTAGGCAGTGAGCTCTGATGATGGGGCTGTGGCATTCGTGTCTGAGTCCCCAGCTCCTCACCCCAGACATGGCTCTGTGATTTGCAAAATGGATTTGTGGAATCTGTGGAGGCCTAGTCCACTCCCAAAGCCCAGCTCAGGTCTATCTCCTtctggaagcctttcctgacaccTCCAGCTACACCTGGCCTCTCCCTGTTCAGATGTCAGGATGGGAAGAGCTTCCAAGGCCATCTGGTTCAATGTCTCATAGaggagagactgaggcccagagagttgaAGAGGCTTAGCCAAAGTCAGCCAGCAACTCAGTGCAAGGTACTGAGGGCTGGAGATGAGATTCCAGAGACCTTCTCCAAAGTCACTCCCTCCAAACTCTTGTAATTTTCAAAGTGTAAACCCTTCACGGGTGGCTGAGAGCAGGCTCTGAAGTCTggttgcctgggtttgaatcccacctcCACCATTTATTGATGTGTAACCTTAGGTAAGACTCTTAAACTCTCTTagcctaagtttcctcatctctaaaaactGAAGATGAACCACCTACCCCATAAAGTAAATGATGAAGGTGAAtgagataaatataaaatcatcagaacacatagtaaacactcagtaaatgttggccaTTATTTCATTAtcgttatttattattattggaaTAAAGACCCAAATCCTCTGCAAAATCTGGCCCCTGCCAACCTCTCCACTCTCATCTCACTCTATTCTCCCAGCCACACTCTCCTTTCAGTGCGCCAAATGCTTCATGTACTTTCCTGCCTCggtgcctttgcatatgctgaTTCCTTGGCCTGCTTTTCTCTTCCACCCTCCCTTTGCTCTCCTTTGCCTACTAaaatcctgcccctccctcagaTCTCAGATCAAACCTGCTATCTTAGGAAACTCTTTCCTGACTCTCATGCATCACAGTTTGCAGTGATACATTTATTTGTGGGATGATCTGAAAAACATTTGCTACTAAGTTCAATGTGGCCTGTTTTGCCCACCACTTTACTCCAGTGCGTAGCATAATGCATGGCACATaacaggtgtttaataaatgcatATGGCATGAACAAATGGTATCCTCCTCACTGTGGCCTCCCTTTCCCAAGctgctgcccccacctcccctctgtgGGTCTCTCCAGCCCCCTCATACCTCCCTGTTGCCCCCCTCCAGCTGCCCACCTGTCTCAGAGGAGATGTTGACCTCGACGCTCAGGTCGGGCACAGGTGCTCCCGGGAAGGAAGCCACACACAGATAGGTGCCGTAGTCGCTGAAGTGTAGGTCAATGAGCTCTAGGCTGCTGGTGACAGCGGGCAACTCAGGGTCATTGCGAGTCACCAGCAGCCTCTTGGACATGCGTGCTGGCTTGCCATTCTTGAACCACTGGTAGGTCACCTTCTCCTGGGGCACTGCATCCACATGGCATGACAGCTTCAGGTCCTGGCCCAGCTGTATGTTCTCGCTCTCTTTGATCACATCTGGGGTGATCTGGAATGTGGCATTCTTCATGGCTATGGGTGGATGGGGAGGGAAAGGTGGCTGGAGCTGGCCCAAAGCCAGGGTTCCCTGTCTCACCACCCCCATCCAGATGCAGCTTCTACCCTCCAACTGGCCTTCCTGGAGTTTGGGGGCTACGATCCCACTCCCAGGAGAAACCACCACTTTCTCTGCTTGGAAATTGTTCTCCTCTCTCAGATGTGTttccaaaagttaaaaaagaaaagctcactGTAGAAAAGTGGGTTTAGTAATCAATACAGCCACTGTTGACCAAACATACACTATGAGaggccctgttctaagcactgtATGTGGGTTTCCTCGTTTAGCCCATCCCACAATCTTTGAGGGAGgcattttattttccctattttacaaAGGAGGGAAATGAGGCTCAGACAGTTTAATTCACTTGCTCAAAGAAGTATTGGTAAATAGCCAATCTTGAATTCAtactcagagcctgtgctcttaactactatgctgctttatttttattgttgttttaaacccagaatatacaaaatacaaattTTGGAAAGAGGCACCAGAATGTAACACTGGTTCTATCTAGAGAATGGGACTGAGGGAAATTAAGGGGAAATTTTTAACTTGCCCTTTTGTGCTGTTTAGCTCTTTGCAACAAGTttgtgtcattaaaaaaaaaaaaagaccaatacaATCATTTTACATGCAGTTACATAAAAATACAGAGTTTAGAAAGAAAGTGGTCTGGCCtcctttaaaaatctaaaaattgttttatgtatGCCTAGAATTAGACAGAATTCTTAATATTAGGTGCTCATTGGAAAGGACTCTGCTACAACAGCCATAAATCAGGACTGGGCTGAGTGAAGCAGGCTGTATGTCACCCCGAGAGGTGACCACAAGTATTTGATGAAAATGGCAATCTTACCAACCCAGGTTTTAAAGGGCATATGGATCAGGTGGGGAAGAACAATCTTCTGATGGGAAAAGTACCATCAAAGGAAACAGTGGTCATTAGATAACCACAGTTTGACTATTATCTTTCTCACTACTTAATCATAATTAAGTAAAAAGTCATAGAGAGCTAGCTTCTCTTGGTGAGGAGAGTCAGGGAGAGACTGGTCAGTGATGGATGAACAAAGAAGAGTGTTCATCAGAAGATGCTCAATTGAATTTGACAGAAGCTGTATCTTACTTTCAAGTGCTAAAAAGCTGGAAACAAGCctggatctttaaaaaaatttttttttaaataaattttaaaacaaccacCTAAAGCTGCACAAGCAGAAGAATTTAAAGTTTCCTCCTTAAAGCAGAGTAGTAAAATCAAGATCTTATCGAGCAGCTAATGATAATTACTGAGGCTGAAATTTAGTTAGGAAAGTATTTGTACTTCTTTATATTGTGCTCCaagttttaatcatttttacatTTAGTAATTATCTTTATACTCACTGAAATGCTTTGCTAATAAAGATTTACATATGAGGTATGTGGAAATGTGTGTTATTTTCACTTTAATTCTATTAATCATGTAGAAACCATTGTACAGGGAGAAAGTCAGGAACTTTCTCTTAGAGTCTGGAATGTCCACATTTAGCTTTttgcagcctcagtttcccagtctAAAAAAATCTAGGTAATCAACACCAGCCCTTCCTACTTCTTGGGTTGTTGAGgttatatttgaaaatgtattgattgtaaactgtaaataaaactttatgcAAATTTTAGTCCTGCCATCTGCTGGCAGACACCTGAATTGCAGGGAAATCAAAGTGCCTGGAACCTGCCTTCTCAGCCTACCTCCCCTACCAAGGAGAAGCAGACAGGCCCCTTTCCCATTTCAGTTCCCAAGGTACAGGGACCCTGTCTGCTTCCCAAGTTTGCTTCCACCCCTCCGGAGCCACGTACATCGCACCAGGAGGTTGACAGTCTTCTTGGCAGGGTTGCCCACATTGTTGGTGGCTGTGCAGTTGTAGTAGCCAGAGTCTTGGGCCTGCACTGAAGGGATGCTGAGGGTGCCACCCTGGGCCAGGGCACCCAGGGGCAGTGGACCTGGTCCATGGGACCACTGCAGCTGGGGCAGAGGATCACCGCCTGTCAGCAGACACTGTACCGTCACATTCTCCCCAGGGTTCACCACCAGAGTTTCGTTCACAGACAGCTTCAGGGCTGGTGGTGCTAGGAGGACAAGAATGGGGTCTTAGGGGACCATGAGGCAGGGCCAGATGTGGGGGAGGAGAATCAGGGAGGGAATGGGGGCCGGGGAAGGCCTGcagggggagaagggaaggagcaggcaggaaggaggaggggaaacacTCGTGGTGATGTGCTTGGAGTCTTACATGAGATGGGCACCACCTCCTGGTTGAGGACTCAGCCCAGGTGGGAAAGGGGATGGGCGGGGAAGTGCCTGTACCCGTGGTGTTGGTGAGCCAGAAGGTGACGGCCTTGTCCGGGATGCCACACACGTTGCGTACAGACACCTGGCAGGTGTAGCTGGCATAGTCCTGGGGCCGCAGGTTCTTCAGCTTCAGGACCTTGGTCTCCCCCTGGGCAGTGACCACTGGGGTGAGGGGCCTGCTTGGGTCTCACACACATTCACCAAGCACCAGAGGCTAAAGCAAATTCCTATTCAGGACTGAGCCTGGGGTGGATGGCACACTCCCCATACCCTGGGCTTCCATGGGTCTGAGGGTGTCCTGGTACACACTGGTCAGgaccaggcctcagtttccccattctaGGAAATGGAAGGGTAACGAGGGAATCCTGCTCTGTCTTACAACCCATACAAATATAGGGCTGGCCCTACAGGCCATGGCTACATGTGGAGTTCTGACAGCCACCTAGGAAAGCTGCCTCTGAAAACTCTCTTGCAGGATGGCTTCATCACCATCTCCTAGGACTGCAGGAGAGCCATGGGAAGTGACTCATCTTTCTACCCCAATTCCTGCTGTTCCTGCCCGCTGTTCCAAAGACCCTGACAGCCAGCAACAGGCAGGGATGACTTGTCTGCCCCAGGAGGTGCCTCTCCTAACTGGCAAATTTCTTAGAGGACATGTTGCCTTGAGGACTCTCCTGTCCTCACCACTGCTTCCTGACCTTTCTGTCTCAATTCTGTCTGCCCCAGGTGGTCTGAAGCCCAATCAGAATGCTTGCTTCTGATGTCAGAAGAAACTTGTTGGAGTCAGGGCAGTCCCTGGAACTCCAGATGGTGAGGCTTCAGCCCCCCTGGCCCCCTCCCTTGTGGGGTGCAGGAGgaagaatgtggggtgagccATGAGGAGACCAAGCCAGCTGCCGCCCATCCTGACCTGGGTGTAGAGGGGCTCATAGATGTCGACCCCATTGTCCTGGCTGTGAGACAAGGTGTCCAAGCCCCGCTTCCAGATGAAGCGGGCAGGTGGGTTGGAGTTGACCGTACAGCGCAGGAACACCGTCTTCTCCTGGTAGAAGTTGCCTCGAACATCGCTCACTGTCTGGTGTACTGTCAGCACTGGCTCGTCCAGGTCTGCAAGGGCACAGCCCCAGTGGAGTCAGATGCGTGACCCCCTAGGTGGAGGGCTTGGGCCCCTGGCAGCTCTCAGGGAAAGTTAAGCTACCCTCATGGGATGCTTCCAGAGAGCAAGATGCTCTCCCAGCCCTGCAAGCTTGAGCAACCTGTCAGAGGCAGGGGACTGGATGTGTTGGCTTCTCAGCAGTCCCTCCTCAGGGACCTGCattggctggggggtggggagggcggggggatGTGTGTGTCTATCTTCACCCTCCTACCATGGGATGGAGGAAGTAGCTGCACACTGGAAATCAGGCCATGCCTGCCAGACCCTTCCAGCTGCAATAACTTGAGAAACGACCCTCAGCCCCAGGGTTTGTCAGGCCCCTGGGTGGCTGAAGGGGGACAGAAGAGAGGGCCTGGGGTTCCACCACTCTATCAGGTCCCACTTGGGGCAGGGGGGTGTATTTAATGGATAGGTTCATTGTAGATATTAAGATGGTGGCAGACAGACCTTTGGGCCTGGCCCCACAGCTTCTGGGTACCTAGGTCAGCCTGGATGGCACAGAGGCAGATGGCAAGAAGGGAGATAGCCTCTGAGTGGTCAAGGGAATATCCGTGGATGGCAGGCAGGGACTGAGGGCTTCCCATTCAACCTGTAGCAAGGACTGAGGGGTGCCTGGTCCTGCAGGTGTTGGGATAGGGAAATTTCAGAGCTTCCCTGGGACAAAAGCAGAGACATGAGGTACTGTGGGAAGGACACTGGACCATAATGAGAAGAGACCTATGCAGTGAGCAAGTCACAAGCCTTTggtctcagcttcttcatctgtagaatgggtatAATCCAACCTGTCCTGCCCTCCCTGACCACTTTGCAGGGATGCTGCAAGGTTCATATGGGATTAAAGATAGAGATGGGTGAATGGTATAAGGTAGTGCACGTCAAAGGAACATCAGGGATGCCCTTCTCTATCCTGGAAAAGAGAAAGTCTCTACAGTTGTTCTACATGGAGGTGCCACTTCTCTAcccttctccccactcctcctTCCCAGCCTGAGCCCCCAGAAGCAGGCCCCTGGCCCGGGTACTAAGAGGCAGACCCGACTCACACTGCACGTCCACCCGGATGGACTTGATGGCAGGCACGCCCACGCCGTTCTCAGCCTTGCAGTAGTAGCGGCCGCCCTGCGTGCGCGCGATGCGCTCGATGCGCAGTGTCTCATTGAACACCGATGTTTCCTGGAACTTGTCCGACGCGCTGCCCGCGGTCTTGGTCCAACGCACCTGGGCCAGCCAGGCAGGGCAGAGTCAGACCGcacggagggggagggggaaggggagggggaaggggaggggggtcCCCGCCCACCCCCATACTTTTCCACGAGCGCACATAAGGCATACACAGGCCTGCAAAACTAACCCAAACATGGGAATGCACGCTGGAGGTAGGACCTCTCAGTGAAGAGCCTGGGGAATCTGGGGTCAGGTGGAAGAGgcttttaaaaaggcagtatgtTTAGTTGTTAGCATCATGGATTTGCGGGCAAGTTACCCAAcctctcctgccttcctttccgcatgtgtaaaatggaaatattactCCCCTCCTAGGCTTACTGAGAAGACTAAATGAGTATATAATTCATTCCTGGAAAAGTAAGAATTTGATTAAATTTTTGTTATTCCACTTATTAGCTTAGTGGCCTTGGGTAGGTTACTCATCTCCtagcttcagatttttcatctgtgaaagagGTCTATGTGATAGCCAGCCTCCACCATGGCCCGCCGTggtccccacctcctggtattcacaccttTCTGTACTTTCCTCCCATTTTGTACCAGGGCTGGTCTGTGTGACCAATAGAATTTGGCAGGAGTGACGGTGTGTCACTGCTGTTCTCATCTCCTCACCACCCTCAACTCTACCCTCATGGACCCAGGGGTTACAAAACTTGGGGAAGGCTACATGCAGTTTCAGGACATTCAGACGTAGATCAGAGGGTGCTTTGGAAAAAGAACAAGACCATgaaaatgtttttgctttttgtactTGACATTTTGCAGTTTTACCATGATTTATCTAGATGGGGTTTGTTTACAAATGCTTAGGACTTGGTTTATCCATCTGAGAGTTCATACCATTCTTCAATTCTACAAAATTCTCAGGCTTTATCTCTTTAAATGTTGCCTCTTTCTAAGTTTTCTCTAGTCCTTGTAGAATGCCTAAATTTGTTACAGCTTCTCATTCTATCCTCCATgtctcccaacttccttttcacATTTTCCATCCCTTTGTCCTCTCCAGACTGCATTGTAGCTGATTTCCTTGG
The DNA window shown above is from Phocoena phocoena chromosome 10, mPhoPho1.1, whole genome shotgun sequence and carries:
- the MDGA1 gene encoding MAM domain-containing glycosylphosphatidylinositol anchor protein 1, with protein sequence MEVTCLLLLALIPLHCQGQGVYAPAQAQIVHAGQACVVKEDNISERVYTIREGDTLVLQCLVTGHPRPQVRWTKTAGSASDKFQETSVFNETLRIERIARTQGGRYYCKAENGVGVPAIKSIRVDVQYLDEPVLTVHQTVSDVRGNFYQEKTVFLRCTVNSNPPARFIWKRGLDTLSHSQDNGVDIYEPLYTQGETKVLKLKNLRPQDYASYTCQVSVRNVCGIPDKAVTFWLTNTTAPPALKLSVNETLVVNPGENVTVQCLLTGGDPLPQLQWSHGPGPLPLGALAQGGTLSIPSVQAQDSGYYNCTATNNVGNPAKKTVNLLVRSMKNATFQITPDVIKESENIQLGQDLKLSCHVDAVPQEKVTYQWFKNGKPARMSKRLLVTRNDPELPAVTSSLELIDLHFSDYGTYLCVASFPGAPVPDLSVEVNISSETVPPTISVPKGKAVVTVREGSPAELQCEVRGKPRPPVLWSRVDKDAALLPSGLPLETSDGKLRLERVSRDMSGTYRCQTARYNGFNVRPREAQVQLNVQFPPEVEPSSQDVRQALGRPVLLRCSLLRGSPQRISSAVWRFKGQLLPLPPAVPVAAEAPDHSELRLDAVTRDSSGSYECSISNDVGSAACLFQVSAKAYSPEFYFDTPNPTRSHKLSKNYSYVLQWTQREPDAVDPLLNYRLSVRQLNQQNAMVKAIPVRRVEKGQLLEYILTDLRVPHSYEVRLTPYTTFGAGDTASRIIHYTEPINSPNPSDNTCHFEDEKICGYTQDLTDNFDWTWQNALTQNPKRSPNTGPPTDISGTPEGYYMFIETSRPRELGDRARLVSPLYNASAKFYCVSFFYHMYGKHIGSLNLLVRSRNKGALDTHAWSLSGNKGNAWQQAHVPINPSGPFQIIFEGVRGSGYLGDIAIDDITLKKGECPRKQMDPNKVVVMPGSGAPWQSRPQLWGPMAIFLLALQR